In one Aromatoleum aromaticum EbN1 genomic region, the following are encoded:
- the coxB gene encoding cytochrome c oxidase subunit II: protein MRLAGRVAAPVILLPVASAAVAQSIPSKFNLPPPVTPIGAQIYDLHNLMLIICLVIFVAVFGVMFWAVFRHRKSRGAVAANFHENTSVEIAWTIIPVFILLGMAWPATKTVLDMKNTADPDITIKATGYQWKWGYDYLQGEGQGIRFVSNLSTPRDQIEGAAPKGEHYLLEVDNPLVVPVGKRIRVLTTANDVIHSWWVPAFGVKQDAIPGFIRDAWFRADTEGVYRGNCAELCGRDHGFMPVEVHVVSQQAYTEWVARQLAAGAASDTAGATAQGATPVPAAPTEGVAQSAPANAAPAGN from the coding sequence ATGCGTCTTGCCGGTCGCGTTGCAGCTCCAGTCATCCTGCTCCCCGTAGCTTCCGCTGCCGTCGCGCAGAGCATACCGAGCAAATTCAACCTCCCGCCGCCCGTCACGCCGATCGGCGCCCAGATCTACGACCTGCACAACCTGATGCTGATCATCTGCCTGGTGATCTTCGTCGCGGTGTTCGGCGTCATGTTCTGGGCGGTATTCCGGCATCGCAAGTCGCGCGGTGCGGTGGCCGCGAATTTCCACGAGAACACGTCGGTGGAGATCGCCTGGACGATCATCCCGGTGTTCATCCTGCTCGGGATGGCGTGGCCAGCGACGAAAACGGTACTGGACATGAAGAATACCGCGGACCCCGACATCACGATCAAGGCCACCGGCTACCAGTGGAAATGGGGCTATGACTACCTGCAGGGCGAAGGGCAGGGGATCCGCTTCGTCTCGAACCTGTCCACGCCGCGTGACCAGATCGAAGGCGCGGCGCCGAAAGGCGAGCACTACCTGCTCGAAGTCGACAACCCGCTCGTCGTGCCGGTCGGCAAGCGCATCCGGGTGCTGACGACGGCCAACGACGTGATCCACTCGTGGTGGGTGCCGGCGTTCGGCGTCAAGCAGGATGCGATCCCCGGTTTCATCCGCGACGCGTGGTTCCGCGCCGATACCGAAGGCGTGTATCGCGGCAACTGCGCCGAGCTGTGCGGACGCGATCACGGCTTCATGCCGGTCGAAGTGCACGTCGTGTCGCAGCAGGCTTACACCGAATGGGTCGCCCGCCAGCTCGCGGCAGGGGCGGCATCTGACACGGCAGGCGCAACGGCGCAGGGCGCGACGCCGGTGCCCGCCGCACCGACTGAAGGGGTTGCGCAATCCGCGCCCGCGAACGCCGCCCCCGCAGGCAACTGA
- a CDS encoding FKBP-type peptidyl-prolyl cis-trans isomerase, with the protein MSQTTTASGLIIEDMEVGNGATAEKGKSVSVHYTGWLTDGRKFDSSKDRNDPFEFPLGAGHVIRGWDEGVQGMQEGGRRKLTIPPELGYGARGAGGVIPPNATLVFEVELLKVR; encoded by the coding sequence ATGTCCCAGACCACGACCGCCAGCGGCCTCATCATCGAAGACATGGAGGTCGGCAACGGCGCGACGGCCGAGAAAGGCAAGAGCGTATCGGTGCATTACACTGGCTGGCTCACCGACGGCCGCAAGTTCGATTCGAGCAAGGATCGTAACGATCCGTTCGAGTTTCCGCTCGGCGCCGGCCACGTCATCCGCGGCTGGGACGAAGGCGTGCAGGGCATGCAGGAAGGCGGCCGGCGCAAGCTGACGATCCCGCCCGAGCTCGGCTACGGCGCGCGCGGCGCCGGTGGCGTGATCCCGCCGAACGCGACGCTGGTGTTCGAAGTGGAGCTGCTGAAAGTCCGCTGA
- the rfaE2 gene encoding D-glycero-beta-D-manno-heptose 1-phosphate adenylyltransferase, whose product MRYFRPAFETKICPPEELASRAAALPRPLVFTNGCFDILHRGHVTYLAQARALGAAMIVALNTDASVRRLGKGDDRPVNPLEDRAAVMAALECVDLVTWFDEDTPLACILEARPDVLVKGGDWAPERIIGAAEVRSWGGTVHSIPFQHERSTTALLGRIRRS is encoded by the coding sequence ATGCGCTATTTCCGCCCCGCTTTCGAAACCAAGATCTGCCCGCCAGAGGAACTCGCGAGCCGTGCCGCGGCGCTGCCCCGCCCGCTCGTATTCACGAACGGCTGTTTCGACATCCTGCATCGCGGCCACGTGACCTACCTCGCCCAGGCGCGCGCGCTCGGCGCGGCCATGATCGTCGCGCTGAACACCGACGCGTCGGTGCGGCGGCTGGGCAAAGGCGACGACCGGCCGGTCAATCCGCTCGAGGATCGCGCTGCGGTCATGGCGGCGCTCGAATGCGTGGACCTCGTGACGTGGTTCGACGAAGACACGCCGCTCGCGTGCATCCTCGAAGCCCGGCCGGACGTCCTCGTCAAAGGCGGCGACTGGGCGCCCGAACGGATCATCGGCGCGGCCGAAGTGCGCAGTTGGGGGGGCACCGTGCATTCGATTCCGTTCCAGCACGAGCGCTCGACGACTGCCCTGCTCGGGCGCATCCGCCGCAGCTGA
- the recQ gene encoding DNA helicase RecQ, translating to MPLMTPVAASPSSLHLLEHVFGYTAFRGEQAAIVEHVAAGGDALVLMPTGGGKSLCFQIPALMRTGTAVVVSPLIALMQDQVSALREAGVAAAYLNSSQAADESAAVERDLVAGRLDLLYVAPERLLTARLLATLDRLHEAGRIALFAIDEAHCVSQWGHDFRPEYLQLSVLSERFPAVPRIALTATADPETREEIARRLALGDARRFVSSFDRPNIRYRMVDKDNPRAQLLAFIRDDHAGEAGIVYCLSRRKVEETAAWLGEQGIRALPYHAGMAQETRAAHQSRFLREDGIVMVATIAFGMGIDKPDVRFVAHLDLPRSIEGYYQETGRAGRDGLAAQAWMAWGAQDVVQQRRMIDESEGADEFKWRARARLDALVGLVETTGCRRQFLLAHFGEAGEACGNCDNCLEPPRTWDATDAARRALSGVFRTGQRFGAGHVIDVLRGELTDKVRDWKHDQVSTFGIGADLDEKTWRTLFRQLVARGLLAVDHDRHSALTLTDLARPLLRGEAEFALRLAPEKRRAKRSRSTRLDIPDGVPLTLFDRLRAWRAATARERNVPAYVIFHDATLREIALARPATLAELAGISGIGDRKLDAYGADILAEIAREV from the coding sequence ATGCCGCTGATGACTCCCGTTGCAGCTTCCCCCTCCTCGCTTCACCTTCTCGAACACGTCTTCGGTTACACCGCCTTCCGTGGCGAGCAGGCGGCGATCGTCGAACACGTCGCTGCCGGCGGCGACGCGCTGGTGCTGATGCCTACCGGCGGCGGCAAGTCGCTGTGCTTCCAGATCCCGGCGCTGATGCGCACGGGCACTGCGGTGGTCGTGTCGCCTCTGATCGCGCTGATGCAGGACCAGGTCAGCGCGCTGCGCGAAGCCGGCGTCGCGGCCGCCTATCTGAACTCCAGCCAGGCCGCCGACGAGTCCGCCGCGGTCGAGCGCGATCTCGTCGCCGGACGGCTCGACCTGCTGTACGTCGCGCCCGAACGCCTGCTGACGGCGCGCCTGCTCGCGACGCTCGACAGGCTGCACGAGGCCGGACGCATCGCGCTGTTCGCGATCGACGAGGCGCACTGCGTGTCGCAGTGGGGCCACGACTTCCGCCCGGAATACCTGCAGCTGTCAGTGCTGTCCGAACGCTTCCCGGCAGTGCCGCGGATCGCGCTGACCGCCACCGCCGACCCCGAAACCCGCGAGGAGATCGCCCGGCGCCTCGCGCTCGGCGACGCCCGCCGCTTCGTGTCGAGCTTCGACCGGCCGAACATCCGCTACCGCATGGTCGACAAGGACAACCCGCGCGCCCAGCTGCTCGCGTTCATCCGCGACGATCACGCCGGCGAAGCAGGCATCGTGTATTGCCTGTCGCGGCGCAAGGTCGAGGAAACGGCGGCATGGCTCGGCGAACAGGGCATCCGTGCCCTTCCCTACCACGCCGGCATGGCGCAGGAAACCCGCGCCGCGCACCAGAGCCGCTTCCTGCGCGAAGACGGCATCGTCATGGTCGCGACGATCGCGTTCGGCATGGGCATCGACAAACCCGACGTGCGCTTCGTCGCCCACCTCGACCTGCCGCGCTCGATCGAAGGCTACTACCAGGAGACCGGCCGGGCCGGGCGCGATGGACTCGCGGCGCAGGCGTGGATGGCGTGGGGCGCGCAGGACGTCGTGCAGCAGCGGCGCATGATCGACGAGTCCGAAGGCGCGGACGAATTCAAGTGGCGGGCGCGGGCGCGACTCGACGCACTGGTCGGCCTGGTCGAAACGACCGGCTGCCGCCGCCAGTTCCTGCTCGCGCATTTCGGCGAAGCCGGCGAAGCGTGCGGCAACTGTGACAACTGTCTCGAGCCGCCGCGCACGTGGGATGCGACCGACGCCGCGCGCCGGGCGCTGTCGGGCGTGTTCCGCACCGGCCAGCGCTTCGGCGCCGGCCACGTCATCGACGTGCTGCGCGGCGAACTCACCGACAAGGTGCGCGACTGGAAGCACGACCAGGTCAGCACGTTCGGCATCGGCGCCGACCTCGACGAAAAAACCTGGCGCACCCTGTTCCGCCAGCTCGTCGCGCGGGGGCTCCTCGCCGTCGACCACGACCGCCACAGCGCGCTGACGCTGACCGACCTCGCCCGCCCGCTGCTGCGCGGCGAAGCCGAGTTCGCGCTGCGCCTGGCGCCGGAAAAACGCCGTGCGAAGCGCAGCCGCAGCACACGCCTGGATATCCCGGACGGCGTGCCGCTGACCTTGTTCGACCGCCTGCGGGCGTGGCGGGCGGCGACCGCGCGCGAACGCAACGTACCCGCCTACGTGATCTTCCACGACGCGACGCTGCGCGAAATCGCGCTCGCGCGGCCCGCGACCCTCGCCGAGCTCGCGGGCATTTCGGGCATTGGCGACCGCAAGCTCGACGCGTACGGCGCCGACATCCTCGCCGAGATCGCGCGCGAAGTCTGA
- the msrA gene encoding peptide-methionine (S)-S-oxide reductase MsrA: MTEQEMPAARETAILAGGCFWCLEAVFKDVEGVEAVTSGYTGGRVDSPSYRQVCEGGTGHAEAVRIVFDPEVIGYRDLLEIFFVIHDPTSLNRQGNDVGTQYRSAIFATTDEQLHEALALIEEMGEMRVYPSAIVTKVERAGTFWPAEDVHRDYYARNSDQSYCQYVVAPKIAKFRENFASRRKQGG; this comes from the coding sequence ATGACGGAACAGGAAATGCCCGCGGCACGTGAAACCGCCATTCTGGCCGGTGGCTGTTTCTGGTGCCTGGAGGCCGTGTTCAAGGATGTGGAAGGCGTGGAGGCGGTGACGTCCGGCTATACCGGCGGACGCGTCGATTCTCCGTCCTATCGCCAGGTGTGCGAAGGTGGAACAGGCCACGCCGAAGCCGTGCGCATCGTGTTCGACCCCGAAGTGATCGGCTACCGTGATCTGCTGGAGATATTCTTCGTCATCCACGACCCGACGAGCCTCAACCGGCAGGGCAACGACGTCGGCACGCAATACCGTTCCGCGATCTTCGCGACGACGGACGAGCAGTTGCACGAGGCGCTCGCGCTGATCGAGGAAATGGGCGAGATGCGTGTGTACCCGTCGGCGATCGTGACCAAGGTGGAGCGTGCCGGCACGTTCTGGCCGGCGGAGGATGTGCACCGCGATTATTACGCGCGCAACTCGGACCAGTCGTATTGCCAGTACGTCGTCGCGCCGAAGATCGCGAAATTCCGCGAGAACTTCGCCAGCCGGCGCAAGCAGGGCGGGTAG
- a CDS encoding cation diffusion facilitator family transporter, with the protein MRTLTPHQALLLSILAALTTIGMKAGAWWLTGSVGFLSDALESLVNLAGASFALLMVSLARAPADPEHPYGHGKAEYFSAAFEGMLIFVAALVILATAVERLIHPQPLGALGLGTVLSVGASLVNLVVARILFQVGRAHRSLALEADARHLMTDVWTTAGVVAGVGLASLSGWNWLDPLVAAGVAVNILREGWGLMHRSVDGLMDRALDDAEIRHIEAVLHSCCNGGGRFVNLKTRVAGAMQFAHVDLRVPGDWTVAHAHALADAAEEAVRTQTGTRLTTHIEPID; encoded by the coding sequence ATGCGCACCCTCACTCCGCACCAGGCCCTGCTGCTGTCGATCCTCGCCGCGCTGACCACGATCGGCATGAAGGCGGGGGCGTGGTGGCTGACCGGCTCGGTCGGATTCCTCTCCGATGCGCTGGAGTCTCTCGTCAATCTCGCCGGCGCGTCGTTCGCGCTGCTGATGGTGTCGTTGGCCCGCGCTCCGGCCGACCCCGAGCACCCGTACGGCCACGGCAAGGCGGAGTATTTCTCGGCCGCTTTCGAAGGCATGCTGATCTTCGTCGCCGCGCTGGTGATCCTCGCGACGGCCGTCGAACGCCTGATCCATCCGCAACCGCTCGGTGCGCTCGGTCTCGGCACGGTGCTGTCGGTCGGCGCGAGCCTCGTCAACCTGGTCGTTGCACGCATCCTGTTCCAAGTCGGGCGGGCGCACCGTTCGCTCGCGCTCGAAGCCGATGCGCGCCATCTGATGACCGACGTGTGGACGACTGCAGGTGTCGTCGCCGGCGTCGGGCTGGCGAGCCTCAGCGGCTGGAACTGGCTCGATCCGCTCGTGGCAGCCGGCGTCGCGGTGAACATCCTGCGCGAAGGCTGGGGCCTGATGCACCGCTCGGTCGACGGCCTGATGGACCGTGCGCTCGACGACGCCGAAATCCGGCACATCGAGGCGGTGCTGCACTCCTGTTGCAACGGGGGCGGACGCTTCGTCAACCTGAAGACGCGCGTCGCCGGAGCGATGCAGTTCGCGCATGTCGATCTGCGCGTGCCGGGAGACTGGACTGTTGCGCACGCCCATGCGCTTGCCGACGCGGCCGAGGAGGCGGTCAGGACCCAGACCGGGACGCGCCTGACGACCCATATCGAGCCGATCGATTAG
- a CDS encoding fused MFS/spermidine synthase: MTRSASPVRTVVLFATVFVEGFSSLGAEIIALRRLVPHLGSAITVTAPTIGFFLLALALGYQAGGRVERDFLGRVRRNFLLAAALIAVGLAGPVIDALFAHVTPAPLAYLIFVAGVLCPIAWLLGQTVPVLTNLLRDDRVGARSGAALYWSTLGSFLGSLSLSLLVMQWLGVAAAILVCATLLLCLVPWLQDSRERTVAADLPLIALVAVAAFGGNVLLPQQIETAYATYRVGPVALPGMTDPRVFWINNQVASIIDDSEPPRYTRYIERLRTVMLDEMGFRSRSILVLGAGGFTLSHREPLNDYLYVDIDPAIRELAEREFLGTGSRGRFVAADARRFVADTDERFDAVVVDAYSALTSIPAHLVTREFWQGTQRVLAPQGVMFANLILDSRLATPYARNLLATIQSVYGPCAVEILFRDRPLSNVLVQCFAGAPPPAAEPYTDERNRADLDVLRSR, from the coding sequence ATGACCCGCTCCGCAAGTCCCGTTCGCACCGTCGTCCTGTTCGCCACCGTGTTTGTCGAGGGTTTTTCGTCACTCGGTGCGGAGATCATCGCGTTGCGCCGCCTGGTGCCGCATCTGGGCAGCGCGATCACCGTGACGGCGCCGACGATCGGCTTCTTCCTGCTCGCGCTCGCGCTCGGATACCAGGCGGGCGGACGCGTCGAGCGCGATTTCCTCGGACGCGTGCGGCGCAACTTCCTGCTGGCCGCCGCATTGATCGCAGTGGGACTCGCCGGACCGGTCATCGACGCGTTGTTCGCGCACGTTACTCCTGCGCCGCTCGCGTACCTGATCTTCGTCGCCGGCGTGCTGTGCCCGATCGCGTGGCTGCTCGGCCAGACGGTGCCGGTGCTGACCAACCTGCTGCGCGACGATCGCGTCGGCGCGCGCAGCGGTGCGGCGCTGTACTGGTCGACGCTCGGGTCTTTCCTCGGTTCGCTGTCGCTGTCGCTGCTGGTCATGCAGTGGCTCGGCGTCGCCGCGGCGATCCTCGTCTGCGCGACGCTGCTCCTGTGCCTGGTGCCATGGCTGCAGGATTCCCGCGAGCGGACGGTGGCGGCCGACCTGCCGCTCATCGCGCTGGTCGCCGTCGCGGCGTTCGGCGGCAATGTGCTGCTGCCGCAACAGATCGAGACCGCCTACGCCACTTACCGGGTCGGCCCGGTGGCGCTGCCCGGCATGACCGATCCGCGCGTGTTCTGGATCAACAATCAGGTCGCTTCGATAATCGACGACAGCGAGCCGCCGCGCTACACGCGCTACATCGAGCGGCTGCGTACGGTGATGCTCGACGAAATGGGTTTTCGCAGCCGCAGCATCCTGGTGCTCGGCGCCGGCGGCTTCACGCTTTCGCATCGCGAACCGCTCAACGACTACCTCTACGTCGATATCGACCCGGCAATACGCGAACTGGCGGAGCGGGAGTTCCTCGGTACCGGCAGCCGTGGACGCTTTGTCGCCGCCGACGCGCGGCGTTTCGTCGCCGACACCGACGAGCGCTTCGACGCGGTCGTCGTCGACGCCTACAGCGCGCTCACGAGCATTCCCGCGCACCTGGTCACGCGCGAATTCTGGCAGGGGACGCAGCGCGTGCTGGCGCCGCAAGGCGTGATGTTCGCGAACCTGATCCTCGATTCGCGCCTCGCGACGCCGTACGCGCGCAACCTGCTGGCGACGATCCAGTCGGTATATGGCCCCTGCGCGGTTGAAATCCTGTTCCGCGACCGCCCGCTCTCGAACGTCCTGGTGCAATGCTTCGCCGGCGCCCCGCCGCCGGCCGCCGAGCCCTACACCGACGAGCGCAACCGCGCGGATCTCGACGTGCTGCGCTCGCGCTAG